tcttcctttcctaatatttttaagtactatttttgtttttctatcTACATTAGGCATACGTATttacgtacgtatgtatgtatatatatatatatatatatatatatatgtacgcagAAATATGGatacacatatattcatgtataaTCTTACCTCAACAACAAATATTAGGGACATCGATGGATTCAAATATTCCCATGGTAAGAACTTAATCTTTTTGGTAAAAAATTCGGaatgcatattattatttgtatctGTAAAAGCTTTTTGACATTTTATGTGAGGGTCAAGGTAAAAAAGGCCGTTTTCATTTGCTGCGTAAAAATAATGAGCACTTGTATGAACGTTTCCACCACTTATTCCTTGAAATTGTTTTAAACGAAAACAAGATAATATTGATTGTTTGTACTTCGCAATGTTTATAGAATCAGTGCCTAATTTTAGACATAcccatataattataaatatgttctgtttaatttgaaaaaattttaagactttattgttatatattacacCTGTTTCAAATactgaagaaaaaaatgcatgtccattttttctttttacaaaTACACATTTCGCACTCTTTTTGGTGGTGTGGTCTGGAtaaacttcttttttttttttttttcgatagTACTGCTTTTGctaattatatcattttctagtgtatatttttcatgGTTTAAAGaggttttctttttttttttttttaagaattgaactctctttttattaattaaatctGAAATAATTATTGCACTGCTAGTAGGTCCTAACCATTCATACACAAGGTGTTGCACGTTTTTTTGAgcaacttttttatatttcatcgtttcataaataatattttgtatggAATATTTAGCATTTTCTATATCTCTGAACTGTagtaatacataataaactAATGAATTGTtaatttccatatttttaacattttcattattatcatttaaaaagttttcaTAATTCTTGATATAGTAACATGagctattatattttttagttgtATTGTGTCGTTCAGAAGAATATGTATCCACAGGATGAATATCACTAATGGTAACATCATCTGCATTTTTCATTGTCCTATTTGAATAGTACGTTAATTCGTTAGGAGAAGCAtaactgctattattatatattgaagAATAGCTGTCATTTTTTGGAAGTACTTTTGCTTGTACtttcttattaaaattatctgATTccttaatttctttttttgtgcaTTCTTCATATGGAATTTTTGTAATAGCATTAATAATTTCCATTCCTTTTTCTACAtcttttcttatttcttttcttcttgtgctcttattattttgttctatttttttaacattttcagTAGTGCCCATTTTTGTATCATCCTTAGTAAACTCTTGACCATTTTTACGTTCATTTCCTTCTATGTACAACttgtttaaataatttttgtaaaatatataatcacCTATATTATGAAAGAAAGCATATTTTTTGGATATCTggtatttaattaatatgtttGCTAGAACCATTTGAACTACTCTTATCATACACCCCCAACCCCTATCACTCATGTAAATAGATATGGTATCATCACCTTGTTTGTTTGATTTgcttttattcctttttttcctttttttaaataatgtatttatgtattttttaatcttactatttataacatattttttccccCCCTTCTTcaagtataaattttttaattttttgtattgctttcttttaataacattattattatactcattaaatgtattatcATCATTCACAATCTCCTTACAGtttctatttatataagttTTCAAGTATTCCTTCTTTGTGCTGTTATCTTTTTGTTCAGCACAGTGACCATTCACATGAGGGGCATCATCATTAACATCATCGTTGCtgttaatgtattttattgcTTCGTAGTGATAATTGTCAGGATCATCAGTGTGTTGTTTATTCTCTTTAAAAACATGggaattattttcaaaactatatacatatgctaTTGTGTTACTGCTACCATCTGTACTATATACTACATGAGTGTCTTTagcattttccttttctaaataattattctgtatataattattgttataaaatGTTCTTCTGTACTTGtttttatatctataatTATTTCTACTGAAGCAATAGCTACTGCTATATTTTGATAACTTTTCAAAGTTTATGTAAAAACATTCCTTTTCATCAAAATAaaccttttttataaaatgttcAGGTATATTTGTAAAGTTTATTACTCTTTccttataatataaatttttccttgttttatttttttttgtcctattttcttttatcttttcaagtgattttatattttctaggACTTTTTCTATATTGTTAAAATAGACACTACCACATTTAGTACTACAACTAAGGATTTCATTGTTTCGGGTAGAATcaacaatattattaattatagaATTATTGCTTCTAGAAGTAGCAACCTCGATGATTGTGCTGTTGCTAACGGCAGTTGTGGCAGCTGTGTTAGCTGTTGTATTATTGCTACTCGTGCTCGTACTACTACTTGCGAAATTCCAGCTATCACTAATTTTTAGAAGGAAATTTGATCTATAAGTAAACAGTACCTTTGATttgcataaaattaaaaagaactTAAAAGTTTCTGTATCTTTAAGGTTAAAATATTGTCCGCACATGCAAATATCATTTGATACGTTCCGTAAATTTAagggaaaataattataaattgaaACATTAactaacattttaaaatatctcTTAAGGGAGAAGttgtatttaatattatttaaataatttatgaatttatttgTTGATACATTTGGATGAGTACGCACGTCTTCAAcgtttttcttatttatatttattatgttatttttatatttacttaaactattttttcttttttttttcaaagatTGGTTTGCTCTACTAGGGCTAGCAATATTAGCAATATTAGCGGTGTTAGCAATATTAGCGGTGTTAGCAATGTTAGCAATGTTAGTAATATTCGTATTGTTTGTCTTTGGTTTCTGGagcaatattatattattactatagtGTTTATTCTGATCAACAACATT
This genomic interval from Plasmodium brasilianum strain Bolivian I chromosome 13, whole genome shotgun sequence contains the following:
- a CDS encoding cysteine protease ATG4, translated to MELGERLLEHKYKKGQYGKKTNKNVVDQNKHYSNNIILLQKPKTNNTNITNIANIANTANIANTANIANIASPSRANQSLKKKRKNSLSKYKNNIININKKNVEDVRTHPNVSTNKFINYLNNIKYNFSLKRYFKMLVNVSIYNYFPLNLRNVSNDICMCGQYFNLKDTETFKFFLILCKSKVLFTYRSNFLLKISDSWNFASSSTSTSSNNTTANTAATTAVSNSTIIEVATSRSNNSIINNIVDSTRNNEILSCSTKCGSVYFNNIEKVLENIKSLEKIKENRTKKNKTRKNLYYKERVINFTNIPEHFIKKVYFDEKECFYINFEKLSKYSSSYCFSRNNYRYKNKYRRTFYNNNYIQNNYLEKENAKDTHVVYSTDGSSNTIAYVYSFENNSHVFKENKQHTDDPDNYHYEAIKYINSNDDVNDDAPHVNGHCAEQKDNSTKKEYLKTYINRNCKEIVNDDNTFNEYNNNVIKRKQYKKLKNLYLKKGGKKYVINSKIKKYINTLFKKRKKRNKSKSNKQGDDTISIYMSDRGWGCMIRVVQMVLANILIKYQISKKYAFFHNIGDYIFYKNYLNKLYIEGNERKNGQEFTKDDTKMGTTENVKKIEQNNKSTRRKEIRKDVEKGMEIINAITKIPYEECTKKEIKESDNFNKKVQAKVLPKNDSYSSIYNNSSYASPNELTYYSNRTMKNADDVTISDIHPVDTYSSERHNTTKKYNSSCYYIKNYENFLNDNNENVKNMEINNSLVYYVLLQFRDIENAKYSIQNIIYETMKYKKVAQKNVQHLVYEWLGPTSSAIIISDLINKKRVQFLKKKKKKTSLNHEKYTLENDIISKSSTIEKKKKKKFIQTTPPKRNIFIIIWVCLKLGTDSINIAKYKQSILSCFRLKQFQGISGGNVHTSAHYFYAANENGLFYLDPHIKCQKAFTDTNNNMHSEFFTKKIKFLPWEYLNPSMSLIFVVESKDDYFNLVQNLKLIDPSIFEVYDKEPLYTFRNELNLDTEDSGLVML